A single genomic interval of Heteronotia binoei isolate CCM8104 ecotype False Entrance Well chromosome 11, APGP_CSIRO_Hbin_v1, whole genome shotgun sequence harbors:
- the LOC132579210 gene encoding carbonic anhydrase 15-like isoform X1 has protein sequence MKMSCLGLTFLTLPLVIRASTAGHRRKGTGIWCYDSQDLKCGPSYWKDFTQSCGGDNQSPINIERRKTQRDKSLEEISFEGYDQAPGGRWKLLNDGHTVTMNLDGASAAEQINITKGGLQDTYRALQFHFHWGDVNKNGSEHTIDGRQYPMELHLVHMNTKYKILNEAKGHPNGLAVLSFLFKVSEMDNINYNTIVAGLKNISHDGLSVDLASTFPLSNLLPDMGLLSKYYRYKGSLTTPGCEEVVVWTVFEEQIPISKSQLDAFVNTLYFKTGAKPVKMANNFRPPQPLKSRKVYASKDATINHSPPLANRLLFPLLLAFLTGQLPGLC, from the exons GCCACAGGAGGAAAGGAACAG gTATTTGGTGCTACGATTCGCAAGATCTGAAATGTG GCCCTTCTTACTGGAAGGACTTCACACAGAGCTGTGGGGGAGATAACCAGTCACCCATTAACATTGAAAGAAGAAAAACTCAACGGGACAAGAGCCTTGAAGAAATCTCATTTGAAGGTTATGACCAGGCCCCTGGTGGTCGATGGAAACTCCTCAATGATGGACACACAG TGACTATGAACCTGGATGGAGCCTCTGCTGCAGAGCAAATCAACATCACCAAAGGAGGGCTTCAGGACACATACCGGGCCTTGCAGTTCCACTTCCATTGGGGGGACGTCAACAAAAATGGTTCAGAGCATACTATTGATGGACGCCAATACCCGATGGAG ctgcatcttgttcacatgaACACCAAATACAAAATCTTAAATGAAGCAAAGGGACACCCCAACGGATTGGCTGTTCTAAGCTTCTTGTTCAAG GTGTCAGAAATGGATAACATCAATTACAACACAATCGTTGCTGGGCTCAAAAACATCTCTCATGACG GGCTTTCGGTTGACTTGGCATCCACGTTTCCTCTTAGCAACCTGCTTCCCGACATGGGCTTGCTCTCCAAGTACTATCGCTACAAAGGTTCCCTCACCACCCCTGGGTGTGAAGAAGTGGTCGTCTGGACTGTGTTTGAAGAACAGATCCCTATCAGCAAGTCTCAG CTGGATGCATTTGTGAACACACTTTACTTTAAAACTGGAGCGAAGCCGGTGAAGATGGCTAACAACTTCCGTCCTCCGCAGCCTCTGAAAAGTCGCAAAGTCTACGCATCCAAAGACGCTACCATCAACCACAGCCCGCCACTGGCTAACAGACTCCTCTTTCCTCTACTTCTGGCTTTTTTAACTGGCCAATTGCCTGGCCTCTGTTAA
- the LOC132579210 gene encoding carbonic anhydrase 15-like isoform X2, with protein sequence MKMSCLGLTFLTLPLVIRASTAGIWCYDSQDLKCGPSYWKDFTQSCGGDNQSPINIERRKTQRDKSLEEISFEGYDQAPGGRWKLLNDGHTVTMNLDGASAAEQINITKGGLQDTYRALQFHFHWGDVNKNGSEHTIDGRQYPMELHLVHMNTKYKILNEAKGHPNGLAVLSFLFKVSEMDNINYNTIVAGLKNISHDGLSVDLASTFPLSNLLPDMGLLSKYYRYKGSLTTPGCEEVVVWTVFEEQIPISKSQLDAFVNTLYFKTGAKPVKMANNFRPPQPLKSRKVYASKDATINHSPPLANRLLFPLLLAFLTGQLPGLC encoded by the exons gTATTTGGTGCTACGATTCGCAAGATCTGAAATGTG GCCCTTCTTACTGGAAGGACTTCACACAGAGCTGTGGGGGAGATAACCAGTCACCCATTAACATTGAAAGAAGAAAAACTCAACGGGACAAGAGCCTTGAAGAAATCTCATTTGAAGGTTATGACCAGGCCCCTGGTGGTCGATGGAAACTCCTCAATGATGGACACACAG TGACTATGAACCTGGATGGAGCCTCTGCTGCAGAGCAAATCAACATCACCAAAGGAGGGCTTCAGGACACATACCGGGCCTTGCAGTTCCACTTCCATTGGGGGGACGTCAACAAAAATGGTTCAGAGCATACTATTGATGGACGCCAATACCCGATGGAG ctgcatcttgttcacatgaACACCAAATACAAAATCTTAAATGAAGCAAAGGGACACCCCAACGGATTGGCTGTTCTAAGCTTCTTGTTCAAG GTGTCAGAAATGGATAACATCAATTACAACACAATCGTTGCTGGGCTCAAAAACATCTCTCATGACG GGCTTTCGGTTGACTTGGCATCCACGTTTCCTCTTAGCAACCTGCTTCCCGACATGGGCTTGCTCTCCAAGTACTATCGCTACAAAGGTTCCCTCACCACCCCTGGGTGTGAAGAAGTGGTCGTCTGGACTGTGTTTGAAGAACAGATCCCTATCAGCAAGTCTCAG CTGGATGCATTTGTGAACACACTTTACTTTAAAACTGGAGCGAAGCCGGTGAAGATGGCTAACAACTTCCGTCCTCCGCAGCCTCTGAAAAGTCGCAAAGTCTACGCATCCAAAGACGCTACCATCAACCACAGCCCGCCACTGGCTAACAGACTCCTCTTTCCTCTACTTCTGGCTTTTTTAACTGGCCAATTGCCTGGCCTCTGTTAA